A genomic region of Candidatus Pseudomonas phytovorans contains the following coding sequences:
- a CDS encoding GIY-YIG nuclease family protein, whose protein sequence is MSQEPLEIPKVMMQNELSFTDVIRQILRQNPEGLTPQQIRDIVKVEYPQHVGTPSHLRNVAAGNYKDLDHAVLARIYLACRSASDISADKSRKPHLMTLLADANDVEIKADDFIEGEDLAKLEADVGTLYVLSTGLYTADQVEIVKIGITTGSVDKRITQLYTTGVPFRFTIVSQLETTNYSKLEQALHCLFDKYRINKSREFFTAHCLKFLPELIAIHRKIEEA, encoded by the coding sequence GTGAGCCAAGAACCACTCGAAATCCCTAAGGTGATGATGCAGAACGAACTCAGCTTCACAGATGTTATTCGCCAGATTCTCCGCCAAAATCCAGAGGGGCTGACACCCCAGCAAATCCGAGACATTGTGAAAGTGGAGTACCCCCAGCACGTTGGCACACCTAGCCATTTGAGAAACGTGGCAGCTGGCAACTACAAGGATCTGGATCATGCTGTGCTGGCACGTATCTATCTAGCCTGCAGAAGTGCTTCGGACATTTCCGCAGACAAGAGCAGGAAGCCTCACCTGATGACGCTTTTGGCCGATGCAAACGACGTCGAGATAAAGGCTGACGATTTCATTGAGGGTGAAGACCTCGCTAAGCTCGAGGCCGATGTCGGCACCCTGTACGTGCTTTCCACAGGGCTTTACACGGCTGATCAGGTCGAGATAGTCAAAATCGGGATTACCACCGGCTCAGTCGACAAACGAATCACCCAGCTTTACACAACGGGTGTGCCGTTTCGTTTCACAATCGTAAGCCAGCTGGAAACGACCAACTACTCGAAGCTTGAGCAAGCCTTGCATTGCCTGTTCGACAAATATCGGATCAACAAATCGCGAGAGTTCTTCACGGCCCATTGCCTGAAATTCCTGCCAGAGCTGATCGCCATCCATCGCAAGATCGAGGAAGCGTAA
- a CDS encoding KilA-N domain-containing protein — protein sequence MKDLIHVEYQNKTIVFSMSGWLNASHVAELYLASVDSWLRSPETQEYLTDIAQALCVEDVQELTQISAASTWLHPKVAVEFVREIDRKLARWCDITIDRIARDNSSMKERFDAACKALNEGRREASEHGRGLLEWRNKKPRLEYRVAHLKDQLQLTMGLDNPN from the coding sequence ATGAAAGATTTGATCCACGTTGAGTATCAAAACAAAACCATCGTGTTCAGCATGAGCGGGTGGCTGAATGCTAGTCACGTTGCGGAGCTTTACTTGGCTTCAGTAGATAGCTGGTTGAGATCACCTGAAACGCAGGAGTACCTGACTGATATTGCTCAGGCCCTCTGCGTGGAGGATGTCCAGGAGCTTACTCAGATCAGTGCTGCCTCCACCTGGCTGCATCCGAAGGTGGCTGTGGAATTCGTCAGGGAGATCGATCGTAAGCTCGCTCGTTGGTGCGACATCACCATCGACAGGATTGCGCGTGATAACTCGTCGATGAAAGAGCGTTTCGACGCTGCGTGCAAGGCGTTGAACGAAGGCCGGCGTGAGGCAAGCGAGCATGGAAGAGGGCTCCTGGAGTGGCGCAACAAGAAGCCTCGCCTTGAGTATCGTGTGGCCCATCTGAAGGATCAGTTGCAGCTAACAATGGGGCTTGATAACCCCAACTGA
- a CDS encoding DUF5623 domain-containing protein, giving the protein MSTTLDFCPSNLDGIKRQAKRVERINKDLTHLAALDLVARRSGYESYQHARKSLQAGFTPPLQFSIFLSVYWRDSSTAPRSNGLEILEVKLPRPLLDFLSKRHCSYAQGLKAFFVESPDHLEMRSNADSQARAQELLTRAALSLRFLEATGLIPAATKAQYAAVEAATELPSSDHISKWICSKTGGWLMLDEPYDHVTRPEEHERRDVWVRANGFRWAKPSWQGLYNPGRTLPYFVGSDAELLARVVSTVEKLGSYPNAWTMRSEPFNTQFLSPEREVSGKKRKPRPGTTYGYSKNAIEYQWEEGWASRWRPNQKMSLQNHKEMGWTLKRLYLSATPLAAHSRLVQIQSELENWMYAEYRGENRREVDVDVYYGGRDIPRYETNSEMVAALNHLRSIMVGTYLDSKPLRDQLKKLDAAREAIVKI; this is encoded by the coding sequence ATGAGCACCACTCTCGACTTCTGCCCGTCGAATCTCGACGGCATCAAGCGTCAAGCCAAGCGCGTCGAACGCATCAACAAAGACCTGACTCACCTTGCGGCCTTAGATTTGGTTGCTAGGCGATCTGGCTATGAAAGCTATCAACATGCGAGAAAATCTTTGCAGGCTGGCTTCACGCCCCCACTGCAGTTCAGCATTTTCCTCTCTGTTTACTGGCGCGACTCATCTACCGCTCCGCGTTCCAACGGGCTTGAGATCCTCGAGGTCAAGCTCCCTAGGCCACTGCTGGACTTTTTGAGTAAGCGCCACTGCAGCTACGCTCAAGGACTGAAAGCGTTCTTCGTAGAGTCCCCTGATCACTTGGAGATGAGAAGTAACGCTGACAGCCAAGCGCGTGCTCAAGAGCTGTTGACGCGTGCAGCTTTGTCCCTTCGGTTCTTGGAGGCCACGGGGCTGATTCCAGCCGCCACCAAAGCACAGTATGCAGCGGTGGAAGCAGCAACTGAGTTGCCTTCTTCAGACCACATCTCGAAGTGGATCTGCTCGAAAACGGGTGGCTGGTTGATGCTTGACGAGCCGTATGACCATGTTACTAGGCCGGAGGAACATGAAAGGCGCGACGTATGGGTTCGCGCCAATGGATTCCGGTGGGCTAAGCCGTCGTGGCAAGGGTTGTACAACCCAGGTCGCACCTTGCCTTACTTTGTCGGCAGTGATGCTGAGCTGTTGGCACGAGTAGTGAGCACGGTAGAAAAGCTTGGCAGTTATCCAAATGCGTGGACTATGCGTTCGGAGCCTTTCAATACGCAGTTTTTGAGTCCCGAGAGAGAAGTCTCTGGCAAGAAGCGCAAGCCTCGTCCAGGTACCACTTATGGTTACAGCAAGAACGCCATCGAGTACCAGTGGGAGGAAGGTTGGGCTTCTCGGTGGCGCCCGAATCAGAAAATGTCCCTCCAAAACCATAAGGAAATGGGGTGGACTTTGAAGCGCCTGTACCTATCCGCAACTCCTCTGGCGGCCCACTCAAGGCTCGTTCAGATCCAGTCTGAGCTGGAGAATTGGATGTACGCTGAGTACCGGGGCGAAAATCGACGAGAGGTTGATGTGGATGTCTACTATGGTGGTCGCGATATCCCACGTTACGAGACAAACTCAGAGATGGTGGCCGCACTAAATCATCTCCGTTCGATTATGGTCGGTACCTACCTAGACTCGAAACCTTTGAGGGATCAGCTGAAAAAATTGGACGCAGCTCGCGAAGCCATCGTCAAAATCTGA
- a CDS encoding site-specific integrase, whose amino-acid sequence MIATLDNLIYQIKPVREHFVRLLSAQNVLYAGYAGAEAGQQQSSAVHDPVRVFDALMNLPVSKLSVLRDPVWDFTDEAEPVARLIEGAKSRIDFTNYPNLNNTILFELKIAFMCALQMPGALRRSDRLVIPKPHTVCDIFKSVIPFYDKMCERKRREQGDDFFELSYYSLADFREEDYIEEAKVHDRAFRNTTNQGFKYLRSHFLHENLFARSLPYVEMHTLEWKQNSVTNPKKRERQKYFSNRIFEKCSRKATFVVVDFLRALKEPIHDKDGLERVMADGYNAAAEAKLTKKNFDIYVAMRMSARGYTGKEIEPFLYSTDPEFWSLQSRRDGMFKKKDALSLLTKANMDDDFYQYLTHVSNSAFYVIGQYTGMRPSELSGIMAEGCLDKDDFGHNLILSTVIKNRELAGKLFGDKWAAIPIVMDAVRTLQILNRFKQHPYLLANMNTIAPGEQDKAKSIGSFTYVLYSFLSEVLELDELEELDVSAYTLRHSLAHQMMRAAVGLPFVSYQLKHFGNAVGAIGQHRMSTVTIDYGGIGEALTADGGRAVGRSIRHEAELELVMNTCDPDGSYVGEHAEAYRARLKKYYQGYIEAGYTKEEIFDRMVENDFAIINVGQGFCYGEATEEFDASLPCIGSLRCNPNRCKNAFVTKANAPKWREVYVQNTIALKKFESSSEIIHGDFEKSVAQLKAAIEEAKGVLEGLGEELVV is encoded by the coding sequence ATGATCGCCACACTCGACAACCTTATCTACCAAATCAAGCCAGTGAGGGAGCATTTCGTTCGCCTGCTTAGCGCCCAGAATGTGCTTTACGCTGGGTATGCGGGAGCAGAGGCAGGCCAACAGCAGAGCAGCGCTGTGCACGATCCTGTGAGGGTCTTCGATGCCCTCATGAACCTTCCCGTGAGCAAGCTCAGCGTGCTCCGGGATCCTGTGTGGGACTTCACAGACGAAGCAGAACCAGTCGCAAGGCTCATTGAGGGTGCGAAGTCCAGAATTGACTTCACGAATTACCCAAACCTCAATAACACAATCTTGTTTGAGCTGAAGATTGCCTTCATGTGTGCATTGCAGATGCCTGGTGCACTCCGCCGGAGTGATCGGCTGGTAATTCCTAAGCCTCACACGGTGTGCGATATCTTCAAGTCGGTAATACCGTTCTACGACAAGATGTGCGAGCGAAAGCGGCGTGAGCAAGGGGACGATTTCTTTGAGCTATCCTATTACAGTCTGGCCGACTTTCGTGAAGAGGACTATATCGAAGAGGCCAAAGTTCACGATCGAGCATTTCGAAACACAACAAACCAAGGTTTCAAATACCTGCGATCACACTTCCTTCATGAAAACCTGTTTGCTAGGTCTCTCCCCTATGTAGAAATGCACACTTTGGAATGGAAGCAAAATAGCGTAACCAATCCAAAAAAAAGGGAGAGACAAAAGTACTTTAGTAATCGAATTTTCGAAAAGTGCTCTCGCAAGGCGACCTTCGTAGTCGTTGACTTCCTCAGAGCACTGAAAGAACCGATCCACGATAAGGACGGGCTTGAACGCGTGATGGCGGATGGCTACAACGCAGCCGCAGAGGCCAAGCTTACCAAAAAGAACTTTGACATCTACGTTGCTATGAGGATGTCCGCTAGGGGGTATACCGGAAAAGAAATCGAACCGTTCCTTTACTCTACAGATCCGGAATTTTGGTCGTTGCAGTCGCGGCGTGATGGGATGTTTAAGAAAAAAGATGCCCTTTCCCTGCTAACCAAAGCAAACATGGACGATGATTTCTATCAATACCTCACGCACGTGAGTAACAGTGCATTCTACGTTATCGGCCAATATACAGGCATGAGGCCATCCGAGCTATCGGGCATTATGGCTGAAGGTTGCCTAGACAAAGACGATTTCGGCCACAATCTGATCTTGAGCACTGTCATCAAAAACCGGGAACTGGCAGGTAAGCTCTTTGGGGATAAGTGGGCAGCAATCCCTATTGTCATGGATGCAGTGCGAACCCTTCAAATCTTGAACCGATTCAAGCAACACCCTTATCTGCTAGCCAATATGAACACCATAGCCCCTGGCGAACAAGATAAAGCGAAGTCTATCGGCAGCTTCACATACGTGTTGTACTCATTCTTGTCAGAGGTTTTGGAACTTGATGAGCTCGAAGAGCTGGATGTATCTGCATACACACTACGACATTCATTGGCGCATCAAATGATGAGAGCTGCAGTAGGGCTCCCTTTCGTGTCCTACCAGTTGAAGCATTTCGGCAACGCGGTGGGTGCAATCGGACAACATCGAATGAGTACCGTCACGATCGACTACGGCGGTATTGGTGAAGCTCTAACGGCAGACGGGGGCCGGGCAGTCGGAAGGTCTATCCGGCATGAGGCTGAGCTCGAATTGGTCATGAATACCTGTGACCCCGATGGCAGCTATGTCGGTGAGCACGCAGAAGCGTACAGAGCGCGGCTCAAAAAGTACTACCAAGGCTACATCGAGGCAGGCTACACCAAAGAGGAAATCTTTGATCGGATGGTGGAGAACGACTTCGCTATCATCAACGTAGGCCAAGGCTTCTGTTACGGTGAGGCCACAGAGGAGTTCGATGCTTCTCTGCCCTGTATTGGCTCACTACGGTGTAATCCCAACCGGTGTAAAAATGCCTTCGTGACCAAGGCCAATGCGCCAAAGTGGCGTGAGGTCTATGTGCAGAACACGATTGCTCTGAAGAAGTTTGAGTCATCCAGCGAGATAATTCATGGTGACTTCGAAAAATCGGTTGCCCAGTTGAAAGCAGCTATTGAAGAGGCTAAGGGAGTGCTTGAGGGGCTGGGAGAGGAATTGGTAGTATGA
- a CDS encoding tyrosine-type recombinase/integrase, giving the protein MKVITVKDKPLDLSYSVLAQGEFREQFLAQPEGKNPEVKVTGCVLMGSGEQLQPLTSEYLCRNLQKNKLADQSTTSYASRIMYLVEHLKTLEEYETSNRDDALLSVTVGRLESYLAGLNDAGLAPKTIKGRDSAHLHMFKTFLCNPYDDGPAIREDNPYETGLIWRGKANALGIVQPCSMDELEQLILHAVSERERCLIQAVYDTGVRESEVPRITLQAIRDALDYQKLQFITQAGTHVKPMKAPYCPLQIAGSKGNRNQIKPRTTLVSRTTLERIEDYHKTPLYRRFAKRYPSPEETPAFFNAHGDPYKTKSIEKLFDRVTKRALKAKKIRRLISPHKLRHGGAYAILNSPDLGKDYLDRLVTLSKSYGHQREMTSEGYTLIPLDLYQLLAEPSELIKTKASEMALLRERTTKRIRTGDKK; this is encoded by the coding sequence ATGAAGGTGATCACAGTCAAAGATAAGCCCCTCGACCTGAGCTACTCAGTCCTAGCTCAAGGGGAATTCCGTGAGCAATTCCTGGCCCAGCCTGAAGGGAAGAATCCCGAAGTGAAGGTAACAGGGTGCGTGTTGATGGGGAGTGGAGAGCAACTGCAACCCCTAACCTCCGAGTACCTATGCCGCAACCTCCAGAAGAACAAGCTTGCTGACCAAAGCACCACATCGTACGCAAGCCGAATCATGTACCTGGTGGAGCACCTGAAGACCCTTGAGGAATATGAGACTAGCAACCGTGACGATGCGCTGCTGAGCGTGACGGTAGGTAGGCTGGAGAGCTACCTTGCGGGGCTGAACGATGCCGGCCTGGCGCCCAAGACTATTAAAGGAAGAGACTCAGCCCATCTCCACATGTTCAAGACGTTCCTGTGCAATCCGTACGATGATGGCCCGGCGATCCGGGAGGACAATCCTTACGAAACAGGGCTGATTTGGAGAGGCAAAGCGAACGCCCTTGGGATTGTGCAGCCATGCAGCATGGACGAGCTGGAACAGCTTATTCTGCACGCAGTATCTGAGCGTGAGCGGTGCTTGATCCAGGCCGTGTACGACACGGGAGTGCGGGAGTCAGAAGTTCCTAGGATCACGCTGCAGGCAATACGGGATGCGCTGGATTACCAAAAGCTCCAGTTCATCACCCAGGCTGGTACGCACGTCAAACCGATGAAGGCGCCCTACTGCCCACTCCAAATCGCAGGGAGCAAGGGGAATAGGAACCAGATCAAACCTCGCACGACACTGGTCAGTCGGACGACGCTGGAGCGCATTGAGGACTACCACAAAACCCCTCTGTACCGTCGTTTCGCCAAACGGTACCCGAGCCCTGAGGAGACGCCAGCGTTCTTCAACGCTCACGGTGATCCCTACAAAACCAAGAGTATTGAAAAGCTCTTCGATCGCGTGACCAAGCGTGCTTTGAAAGCCAAGAAGATCAGGCGGCTCATCTCGCCCCACAAACTCAGGCACGGCGGCGCCTACGCAATTCTCAACAGCCCAGACCTAGGCAAAGACTATCTGGATCGTCTCGTCACGCTTTCGAAATCATATGGGCACCAACGAGAGATGACGTCCGAGGGATACACGCTTATCCCACTGGATCTGTATCAATTACTTGCTGAGCCGAGTGAACTAATTAAGACCAAAGCCAGCGAGATGGCATTGCTTCGAGAAAGAACTACTAAGCGAATCCGTACAGGAGACAAGAAATGA
- the pncB gene encoding nicotinate phosphoribosyltransferase, giving the protein MSESAFAERIVHNLLDTDFYKLTMMQGVLHNYPDADVEWEFRCRNGEDLRPYLGEIRNQLELLSDLTLDDGQLAFLERISFLKPDFLRFLRLFRFNLRYVRIGIENDQLFLRLKGPWLHVILFEVPLLAIISEVRNRQLHPHMRLAEARDQLYRKFDWLQAHASDDELADLQVADFGTRRRFSSRVQEEVVRVLRDDFPARFVGTSNVDLAWKLDIKPLGTMAHEWIMAHQQLGPRLIDSQIAALDCWVREYRGLLGIALTDCITMDAFLGDFDLYFAKLFDGLRHDSGEPVAWAEKAITHYQKLGIDPMTKTLVFSDGLNLTRSLEIFRALRGRINVSFGIGTNLTCDIPGVAPMSIVLKMTDCNGAPVAKISDEAAKTQCRDENFVAYMRHVFKVPSKE; this is encoded by the coding sequence ATGAGCGAAAGCGCATTCGCCGAGCGCATCGTGCACAACCTGCTCGACACCGACTTCTACAAACTCACCATGATGCAGGGCGTGCTGCACAACTACCCGGACGCCGACGTCGAATGGGAATTCCGCTGCCGCAATGGCGAGGACCTGCGCCCCTACCTCGGCGAGATCCGCAACCAGCTTGAACTGCTCAGCGACCTCACTCTGGATGATGGCCAGCTGGCCTTCCTGGAACGCATCAGCTTCCTCAAGCCCGACTTCCTGCGTTTTCTGCGCCTGTTCCGTTTCAACCTGCGCTACGTGCGCATCGGCATCGAGAACGACCAGCTGTTCCTGCGCCTGAAAGGCCCATGGCTGCATGTGATCCTGTTCGAAGTGCCGCTGCTGGCCATCATCAGCGAAGTGCGCAACCGCCAGCTGCACCCGCACATGCGCCTGGCCGAGGCGCGCGACCAGCTGTACCGCAAGTTCGACTGGCTTCAGGCGCATGCCAGCGACGACGAACTGGCCGACCTGCAGGTAGCCGACTTCGGCACCCGGCGGCGCTTTTCCAGCCGCGTGCAGGAAGAAGTGGTGCGGGTGTTGCGCGACGACTTCCCGGCCCGTTTCGTCGGCACCAGCAACGTCGACCTGGCATGGAAACTGGATATCAAGCCGCTGGGCACCATGGCCCACGAATGGATCATGGCCCACCAGCAGCTCGGCCCGCGCCTGATCGACAGCCAGATCGCCGCGCTGGACTGCTGGGTGCGTGAGTACCGCGGCCTGCTCGGCATCGCCCTGACCGACTGCATCACCATGGATGCCTTCCTCGGCGATTTCGACCTGTACTTCGCCAAGCTGTTCGACGGCCTGCGCCACGACTCCGGCGAGCCGGTGGCCTGGGCGGAGAAGGCCATCACCCATTACCAGAAACTGGGTATCGACCCGATGACCAAAACCCTGGTGTTTTCCGACGGCCTGAACCTGACCCGCTCGCTGGAGATCTTCCGTGCCCTGCGTGGTCGCATCAACGTCAGCTTTGGCATCGGCACCAACCTGACCTGTGACATACCGGGTGTGGCCCCGATGAGCATCGTGCTTAAAATGACCGACTGCAACGGCGCGCCCGTGGCCAAGATCTCGGACGAAGCCGCCAAGACCCAGTGCCGCGACGAGAACTTCGTCGCCTACATGCGCCACGTATTCAAAGTCCCCAGCAAGGAGTAA
- a CDS encoding branched-chain amino acid ABC transporter substrate-binding protein, protein MSQTFYKKGFLALAVATALGVSSYVQADVKIGVAGPMTGANAAFGEQYMKGAQAAADVINKNGGINGEQIKLVAGDDACEPKQAVAVANRLADQDKVIGVVGHFCSSNTIPASEVYDEAGIIAITPGSTNPAVTERGLNAMFRMCGRDDQQGIVAGDYIVDVLKGKKVAVLHDKDTYGQGLADATKAQLTKRGVTPVLYEGLTRGEKDFSAVVTKIRGAGADVVYFGGLHPEAGPLVRQLREAGLNDVKFMSDDGIVTDELVATAGGKQYVDGVYMTFGADPRLLPDSKAVVEEFRKNGTEPEGYTLYAYASLQALAAGFNGAKSNKGEDAAKWLKANPVKTVMGEKKWDSKGDLTVSDYVVYQWDKDGKYHQLEKQK, encoded by the coding sequence ATGTCGCAGACGTTTTACAAGAAAGGTTTCCTGGCTCTCGCCGTGGCTACGGCACTGGGTGTTTCTTCGTATGTACAGGCCGACGTCAAGATCGGTGTAGCGGGCCCGATGACCGGGGCTAACGCGGCGTTTGGCGAGCAGTACATGAAAGGTGCGCAGGCAGCGGCCGATGTCATCAATAAGAATGGCGGCATCAATGGCGAGCAGATCAAGCTGGTTGCAGGCGACGATGCCTGCGAGCCCAAACAGGCCGTTGCGGTGGCCAACCGTCTGGCCGACCAGGACAAAGTGATCGGCGTAGTGGGCCACTTCTGTTCTTCCAACACTATTCCAGCCTCTGAGGTGTATGACGAAGCGGGCATCATCGCCATTACCCCGGGTTCGACCAACCCAGCAGTGACCGAGCGCGGCCTGAACGCCATGTTCCGTATGTGCGGCCGTGACGACCAGCAGGGCATTGTCGCTGGCGACTACATCGTCGATGTGCTCAAAGGCAAGAAAGTCGCGGTGCTGCACGACAAGGACACCTATGGCCAGGGCCTGGCCGACGCGACCAAGGCGCAGTTGACCAAGCGCGGTGTCACGCCTGTGCTGTACGAAGGCCTGACCCGTGGCGAGAAAGACTTCAGCGCCGTGGTTACCAAGATCCGCGGTGCTGGCGCGGACGTGGTCTACTTCGGTGGCTTGCATCCTGAAGCGGGTCCGCTGGTACGCCAGTTGCGTGAAGCAGGCCTCAATGACGTCAAGTTCATGTCCGATGACGGCATCGTCACCGACGAACTGGTGGCCACCGCCGGCGGTAAGCAGTACGTCGATGGCGTGTACATGACCTTCGGCGCCGATCCGCGCCTGCTGCCTGACAGCAAGGCGGTAGTGGAAGAGTTCCGCAAGAACGGTACCGAGCCTGAAGGCTACACCCTGTATGCCTACGCTTCGCTGCAGGCCCTGGCCGCTGGCTTCAACGGTGCCAAGTCGAACAAGGGCGAAGACGCGGCCAAGTGGCTCAAGGCCAACCCGGTCAAGACCGTCATGGGCGAGAAGAAGTGGGACAGCAAAGGCGACCTGACCGTTTCCGACTACGTGGTCTACCAGTGGGACAAAGACGGTAAATACCACCAGCTGGAAAAACAAAAATAA
- a CDS encoding branched-chain amino acid ABC transporter permease — MDGIFLQQLVNGLTLGSVYGLIAIGYTMVYGIIGMINFAHGEVYMISAYLAAISLALLAYFGVESFPLLMLGTLLFTVVVTGVYGFTIERIAYKPLRNSTRLAPLISAIGISLILQNYAQISQGARQQGVPTLLEGALRVEVGTGFVQLTYTKIFILIAAFVGMGLLTYVIKYTKLGRMCRATQQDRKMASILGINTDRVISYVFVIGAVMAALAGVLITMNYGTFDFYAGFIIGIKAFTAAVLGGIGSLPGAMLGGIILGISESLFSGLINSDYKDVFSFSLLVMILIFRPQGLLGRPLVAKV, encoded by the coding sequence ATGGATGGTATTTTCCTGCAGCAACTGGTCAACGGCCTGACCCTCGGGTCGGTCTATGGCCTGATCGCCATCGGCTACACAATGGTCTATGGCATCATCGGCATGATCAACTTCGCGCATGGCGAGGTGTATATGATTTCCGCGTACCTCGCGGCAATCAGCCTGGCATTGCTGGCCTATTTCGGCGTCGAGTCGTTCCCGCTACTGATGTTGGGCACGCTGTTGTTCACCGTCGTCGTCACGGGCGTTTATGGCTTCACCATCGAACGCATCGCCTACAAACCCCTGCGCAACTCCACCCGCCTAGCACCGCTGATCAGTGCCATCGGCATCTCGCTGATTTTGCAGAACTACGCACAGATCAGCCAGGGCGCCCGCCAGCAAGGCGTGCCGACCCTGCTTGAAGGGGCCTTGCGCGTTGAAGTCGGCACCGGCTTCGTGCAACTGACCTACACCAAGATCTTCATCCTGATCGCCGCCTTCGTGGGCATGGGCCTGCTGACCTACGTGATCAAGTACACCAAGCTCGGCCGCATGTGCCGTGCTACCCAGCAAGACCGCAAGATGGCTTCGATCCTGGGCATCAACACCGACCGGGTGATTTCCTACGTGTTTGTCATCGGTGCGGTAATGGCCGCCCTGGCAGGTGTGCTGATCACCATGAACTACGGCACCTTCGACTTCTACGCAGGCTTCATCATCGGCATCAAGGCGTTCACTGCCGCAGTGCTCGGGGGTATCGGCTCGCTGCCTGGCGCCATGCTCGGGGGGATCATTCTGGGTATTTCCGAGTCGCTGTTCTCTGGCCTGATCAACTCCGACTACAAGGACGTGTTCAGCTTCTCGCTGCTGGTGATGATCCTTATCTTCCGCCCACAAGGCCTGCTGGGTCGCCCGCTCGTGGCTAAGGTGTGA